A region from the Saccharomonospora azurea NA-128 genome encodes:
- a CDS encoding mycothiol transferase — MDSVDVLRDGFERVRQAVHDAVRGLRVAQLNERVDAQANSIAWLLWHLTRVQDDHVSEVAERAQTWLADGWYDRFGVDLPHADTGFGHTNEDVAAVQVRSVRLLTGYYDAVHEQTLAYLDDITADDLDVVIDESWSPPVTLGVRLVSVIADDLQHAGQAAFVRGLLLHR, encoded by the coding sequence ATGGACAGCGTGGACGTACTCAGGGACGGGTTCGAGCGCGTCAGGCAGGCTGTGCACGACGCCGTGCGAGGGCTCAGGGTGGCCCAGTTGAACGAGCGTGTCGACGCGCAGGCCAACTCGATCGCGTGGTTGCTGTGGCACCTCACGCGGGTCCAGGACGATCACGTGTCCGAGGTGGCGGAGCGCGCGCAGACGTGGCTGGCCGACGGCTGGTACGACCGTTTCGGCGTGGACCTGCCGCACGCCGACACGGGTTTCGGGCACACGAATGAGGACGTCGCCGCGGTCCAGGTGCGGTCGGTGAGGCTGCTGACCGGCTACTACGACGCCGTTCACGAGCAGACCCTGGCCTATCTCGACGACATCACCGCCGACGACCTCGACGTGGTGATCGACGAGTCGTGGAGCCCGCCGGTCACGCTGGGCGTGCGGCTGGTGAGCGTGATCGCCGACGACCTGCAACACGCGGGGCAGGCGGCGTTCGTGCGAGGCCTGCTGCTCCACCGCTGA
- a CDS encoding helix-turn-helix domain-containing protein — protein sequence MSQESSQAAHRVVAIVDNGSNPFELGVATELFGLRRPELDGQLRAPWYDFRLCAATPTVSMHAGFFSLSDVEPLDIVDDADTVLVPNRPDPAVSPSAPVVEAVRSAAARGARLMSFCTGAFTLAEAGVLDGRRATTHWRWADAFRARFPRVELDPDVLYVDEGAVLTSAGSAAALDLGLHVIRKDHGADVANAVSRRAVFAGHRDGGQRQFVERPVPRHVHAGLSDVLEWARRRLDRPLTVRDLARRAAVSPATLHRRFAAEVGTTPLVWLTGERVRLACQLLERGELPLDRVAEASGLGTASNLRSLLRKHVGVSPTEYRRRFGYRSRTTSVSAGSTSASAREARRSSE from the coding sequence ATGTCGCAAGAGTCGTCGCAGGCGGCACATCGCGTGGTCGCCATCGTGGACAACGGGTCCAATCCGTTCGAACTCGGGGTGGCGACGGAACTGTTCGGACTGCGACGGCCCGAACTCGACGGTCAGCTGCGTGCGCCGTGGTACGACTTCCGGCTGTGCGCCGCGACGCCGACCGTGTCGATGCACGCCGGCTTCTTCAGCCTCTCCGACGTCGAACCGCTCGACATCGTCGACGACGCCGACACCGTTCTGGTGCCCAACCGGCCGGACCCCGCGGTGTCGCCGTCGGCTCCGGTGGTGGAGGCCGTCCGCTCGGCGGCCGCGCGAGGGGCCCGGCTCATGAGCTTCTGCACCGGGGCGTTCACTCTGGCGGAGGCGGGCGTGCTCGACGGTCGCCGCGCGACGACGCACTGGCGCTGGGCCGACGCGTTCCGGGCGCGCTTCCCGCGAGTCGAGCTCGACCCCGACGTGCTCTACGTCGACGAGGGTGCGGTGCTCACGTCGGCCGGGAGTGCGGCCGCGCTCGACCTCGGCCTCCACGTCATCAGGAAGGACCACGGCGCGGACGTCGCCAACGCGGTGAGCAGGCGGGCCGTGTTCGCCGGTCATCGCGACGGAGGGCAGCGGCAGTTCGTCGAGCGGCCGGTTCCCCGCCACGTGCACGCGGGTCTGTCGGACGTGCTGGAGTGGGCGCGACGACGGCTTGACCGGCCGCTGACCGTCCGTGACCTGGCCCGTCGCGCGGCGGTGAGCCCGGCGACGCTGCATCGCAGATTCGCCGCGGAGGTCGGCACGACGCCGCTGGTGTGGTTGACGGGCGAGCGGGTGCGGTTGGCGTGTCAGCTGCTGGAGCGGGGCGAGCTGCCGCTCGACCGGGTCGCGGAGGCCAGTGGACTCGGCACGGCGTCCAATCTCCGGTCGCTGCTGCGCAAGCACGTCGGGGTGAGTCCCACGGAGTACCGGCGGCGGTTCGGGTACCGGAGTCGAACGACGTCGGTCAGTGCCGGGTCAACTTCCGCGTCTGCTCGCGAAGCACGCCGATCGTCCGAGTGA
- a CDS encoding cupin domain-containing protein has product MLKTMHAHATGLDEALARFDQLWSPRIVATVNDHDVRVAKVAGEHLWHAHDDTDEFFCVLDGELHIALREGSDERTVTLTKGSVFVVPRGVEHKPSSPDGASILLFERTGTSSVGTRHDTVPAHVDATTGRELT; this is encoded by the coding sequence ATGCTCAAGACCATGCACGCTCACGCCACCGGCCTCGACGAGGCCCTCGCGCGCTTCGACCAGCTGTGGAGCCCCCGGATCGTCGCCACCGTGAACGACCACGACGTGCGCGTGGCCAAGGTCGCCGGGGAACACCTGTGGCACGCCCACGACGACACCGACGAGTTCTTCTGCGTGCTCGACGGCGAGCTGCACATCGCGCTCCGGGAAGGATCCGACGAACGCACCGTGACGCTGACCAAGGGCTCGGTGTTCGTGGTACCGCGCGGAGTCGAACACAAGCCGTCGTCGCCGGACGGCGCCTCCATCCTGTTGTTCGAGCGCACCGGCACGTCGAGCGTCGGGACGCGACACGACACCGTCCCGGCACACGTGGACGCCACCACCGGCAGGGAACTCACGTGA